A region from the Variovorax paradoxus genome encodes:
- the pal gene encoding peptidoglycan-associated lipoprotein Pal, with product MLKRTIYSLAIVALIAGCSSGTKLNDTPVTDRSGTAGGQQGGASAVAPVSIDSTAGTAQGPVGIERIVYFDYDSYTVKPEFQALIDGHGRFLKANPQRRVSIEGHTDERGGREYNLALGQKRSEAVRRALTLLGVNDAQIEAVSFGKEKPAVQGSGEEAWAQNRRAEIRYTR from the coding sequence ATGTTGAAACGTACGATTTATTCGCTGGCCATCGTGGCTCTGATTGCCGGTTGCTCGTCGGGCACCAAGCTCAACGACACACCGGTGACCGACCGCTCCGGCACCGCCGGCGGCCAACAAGGTGGCGCAAGTGCAGTCGCCCCCGTCTCCATCGATTCCACTGCCGGTACCGCGCAAGGTCCGGTCGGTATCGAACGGATCGTCTATTTCGACTACGACAGCTACACGGTCAAGCCCGAGTTCCAGGCCCTGATCGATGGCCACGGCCGTTTCCTCAAGGCCAATCCGCAGCGCCGCGTTTCCATCGAAGGCCACACCGACGAGCGTGGCGGCCGCGAGTACAACCTTGCACTCGGCCAGAAGCGCTCCGAAGCCGTCCGCCGTGCGCTGACGCTGCTGGGCGTGAACGACGCCCAGATCGAAGCCGTGAGCTTCGGCAAGGAAAAGCCCGCGGTCCAGGGCTCGGGCGAAGAAGCCTGGGCGCAGAACCGCCGCGCTGAAATCCGCTACACCCGGTGA
- the ybgF gene encoding tol-pal system protein YbgF — translation MQHALLRGAALAAALLCVSVGSQAALFEDDEARRAILDLRQRVEAMRQQTDQRLADENGQLRRSLLDLQNQIEQMRGDLARMTGQNEQLQRTLSEMQSRQTTIDDRLKQNEPTKVSVDGREFTADPKEKADFDAALGIFRAGQFAQAQTAFAEFVKRYPQSGYNASALFWLGNAQYATRNYNEAIANFRSMLSLAPDHAKAPEAVLSIANCQIELKDTRAARRTLEDLTKAYPQSEAAQAGRERLSRLR, via the coding sequence ATGCAACACGCCCTGTTGCGAGGCGCGGCGCTGGCTGCCGCCTTGCTTTGCGTTTCGGTCGGCTCGCAAGCTGCGTTGTTCGAGGATGACGAGGCGCGCCGCGCCATCCTTGACCTGCGCCAGCGGGTGGAGGCCATGCGCCAGCAGACCGACCAGCGGCTTGCCGACGAAAACGGCCAGCTGCGCCGCAGCCTGCTCGACCTGCAGAACCAGATCGAGCAGATGCGGGGCGATCTCGCGCGCATGACCGGCCAGAACGAGCAGCTGCAGCGCACCTTGAGCGAGATGCAGTCGCGCCAGACCACCATCGACGACCGGCTCAAGCAGAACGAGCCGACGAAGGTTTCCGTGGATGGCCGCGAGTTCACCGCCGATCCCAAGGAAAAGGCCGACTTCGATGCCGCGCTCGGCATCTTCCGCGCGGGCCAGTTCGCGCAGGCGCAAACCGCGTTCGCCGAGTTCGTCAAGCGCTATCCGCAAAGCGGCTACAACGCCTCCGCGCTGTTCTGGCTCGGCAATGCGCAGTACGCAACGCGCAACTACAACGAGGCCATCGCGAACTTCCGCTCCATGCTGTCGCTTGCGCCCGACCACGCCAAGGCTCCCGAGGCCGTGCTGTCGATCGCCAATTGCCAGATCGAGCTGAAAGACACGCGCGCCGCGCGCCGCACGCTCGAAGACCTGACCAAGGCCTATCCGCAATCCGAAGCCGCCCAGGCCGGCCGAGAGCGTCTTTCGCGCCTGCGCTAG
- a CDS encoding tRNA threonylcarbamoyladenosine dehydratase — translation MTDTAAPDFARRFGGLERLYGVAGAARIRNAHVLVVGIGGVGSWAVEALARSGVGRLTLIDLDHVSESNINRQIHALDATVGQAKVEAMRDRIAQINPDCQVLALDEFVEPGNWTALLEAAQAANGPATAVIDACDQVKAKLTMAAWARASRTAFVTVGAAGGKRQAHKVDIDDLALVTHDPLLAQLRQRLRKEHGAPREGRKIGVACVFSRESVAPPDASCAIIEGDGSLNCHGYGSVVSVTATFGQCAAGWVLDRIASNATL, via the coding sequence ATCACCGACACCGCGGCGCCCGACTTCGCTCGCCGCTTCGGCGGCCTCGAACGCCTGTATGGCGTGGCCGGTGCTGCGCGCATCCGCAATGCGCACGTGCTCGTCGTCGGCATCGGCGGCGTGGGATCGTGGGCCGTCGAGGCGCTGGCGCGCAGCGGCGTGGGGCGGCTGACGCTGATCGATCTCGATCACGTCTCCGAGTCGAACATCAACAGGCAGATCCACGCGCTCGATGCAACCGTGGGACAGGCCAAGGTCGAGGCCATGCGCGACCGCATCGCGCAGATCAACCCCGACTGCCAGGTGCTTGCGCTCGATGAATTCGTCGAGCCCGGCAACTGGACGGCCTTGCTCGAAGCGGCGCAGGCAGCCAACGGGCCCGCGACGGCCGTCATCGATGCCTGCGACCAGGTCAAGGCCAAGCTCACGATGGCCGCATGGGCCCGCGCATCGCGCACCGCCTTCGTGACCGTGGGCGCGGCCGGCGGCAAGCGGCAGGCGCACAAGGTCGACATCGACGATCTCGCGCTTGTCACGCACGATCCGCTGCTGGCGCAGCTTCGCCAGCGCCTTCGCAAGGAGCATGGTGCGCCGCGCGAGGGCCGCAAGATCGGCGTGGCCTGCGTCTTCAGCCGCGAGAGCGTCGCACCGCCCGATGCCTCCTGCGCCATCATCGAAGGCGATGGTTCGCTCAACTGCCACGGCTACGGTTCGGTGGTGAGCGTGACCGCGACTTTCGGCCAATGTGCAGCGGGTTGGGTTCTCGACAGGATTGCGAGCAACGCCACGCTATAA
- a CDS encoding JmjC domain-containing protein, whose amino-acid sequence MNSKVLLSLPDFVPDLFSGAGPKSDLEGAMCVTQMNSVGASKTTYRVWPDDPDGFSIQRITPMHHNFHEHPLFQVPQLVQLGLELSKLDQCRFMTPNRTVASALAHDSRPPDGRSIEQFFQRMEEPGSSVAFYNIEVIPRYQALLMAVVDSMRSLVEREQPEIFRVNGFVFFSAPPSVTPFHIDRENNFWLQLHGHKILNVWDHRDRTIVPADAVEDFIVTQSLRKVCFDEAFLSRGLEFDARPGDAVYFPSTSPHMTRSNADHTTPGDRLSISIGVTFYTAATREVARIHQVNRLMRKCGLSPSYPRESPTADAVKSAVGGLVGAGRARLGAARARIISMTTARSFKHTPPPGSY is encoded by the coding sequence TTGAATTCCAAAGTATTACTTTCGCTCCCGGACTTCGTCCCGGACCTCTTTTCTGGGGCGGGCCCAAAAAGCGATCTGGAGGGTGCGATGTGCGTGACCCAGATGAATTCCGTCGGTGCTTCGAAAACGACGTACAGGGTGTGGCCGGACGATCCGGACGGCTTCTCCATCCAGAGGATCACGCCGATGCACCACAACTTTCACGAGCATCCGCTGTTCCAGGTGCCTCAGCTGGTGCAGCTCGGGCTGGAGCTCTCGAAGCTGGACCAATGCAGGTTCATGACGCCGAACAGGACGGTCGCGTCCGCGCTCGCGCACGACAGCCGTCCTCCTGACGGGCGCAGCATCGAGCAATTCTTCCAGCGCATGGAGGAGCCGGGTTCCTCGGTCGCCTTCTACAACATCGAGGTCATTCCCCGCTATCAGGCACTGCTGATGGCGGTGGTGGACTCGATGCGCTCCTTGGTCGAGCGAGAGCAACCGGAGATCTTCAGGGTGAACGGATTCGTCTTCTTCTCTGCTCCGCCTTCCGTCACGCCCTTTCACATCGATCGCGAAAACAACTTCTGGCTTCAGCTGCATGGGCACAAGATCCTCAACGTCTGGGATCACCGCGATCGCACCATCGTGCCGGCCGATGCGGTCGAAGACTTCATCGTCACCCAGTCGCTCAGGAAGGTGTGCTTCGATGAAGCGTTCCTGTCACGCGGACTGGAGTTCGATGCGCGGCCCGGGGATGCGGTCTACTTTCCAAGCACTTCGCCCCACATGACGAGGTCCAATGCCGATCACACCACCCCCGGCGATCGCTTGTCGATCTCGATCGGGGTGACCTTCTACACCGCTGCCACGCGCGAGGTGGCCCGCATTCATCAGGTGAACCGGCTGATGCGCAAGTGCGGCCTGTCACCCTCTTACCCGAGGGAATCGCCCACCGCGGATGCAGTCAAGTCGGCCGTCGGTGGCCTGGTCGGCGCCGGCCGCGCCCGGCTCGGCGCTGCGCGCGCCCGGATCATCAGCATGACCACGGCGCGCAGCTTCAAGCACACGCCGCCGCCGGGCTCCTACTGA
- a CDS encoding helix-turn-helix domain-containing protein, with the protein METIAARALAARKYARMTQKQAEAASGVKQSNISKIERGDTGRSMALLALARAYRVDPNWLDTGDGLAPWDVPQPRTARDNASEPPGAYRVTRTPPSGPSFNPGTPGTVPLIAWTQVASWNGAAQGAIQAERWLPCVAHHSPGNTYALRVRGDSMTAPSGHLKSYPAESIIFVDTQRTTPEDGERIIARLDAGNEVTFKVFKQEDGRRWLLPLNPKHEPIRTAFTVLGTVVGKWEDED; encoded by the coding sequence ATGGAGACTATTGCAGCGCGCGCATTGGCAGCGCGCAAATACGCCAGGATGACTCAGAAGCAAGCCGAAGCGGCTTCAGGCGTCAAGCAATCCAACATCTCGAAAATAGAACGCGGCGACACCGGCCGTTCGATGGCCCTGCTCGCACTGGCGCGCGCCTACCGCGTCGATCCCAACTGGCTGGACACCGGCGACGGCCTCGCGCCGTGGGATGTACCCCAGCCACGCACGGCGCGCGACAACGCCAGCGAACCTCCGGGTGCTTACCGGGTCACGCGCACGCCGCCATCGGGCCCGTCCTTCAATCCCGGCACACCCGGCACCGTTCCCCTCATCGCATGGACGCAAGTTGCTTCGTGGAATGGCGCCGCGCAGGGAGCGATCCAGGCCGAGCGGTGGCTTCCCTGCGTTGCGCATCACAGCCCCGGCAACACCTACGCGCTGCGCGTGCGCGGCGACAGCATGACCGCACCGAGCGGCCACCTCAAGAGCTATCCCGCGGAATCGATCATCTTCGTCGACACGCAGCGAACCACGCCCGAGGACGGCGAGCGCATCATTGCCAGGCTCGATGCAGGCAACGAAGTCACCTTCAAGGTCTTCAAGCAGGAAGACGGCCGCCGCTGGCTGCTGCCGCTGAATCCGAAGCACGAGCCGATTCGAACCGCGTTCACGGTGCTCGGCACCGTCGTGGGGAAGTGGGAAGACGAGGACTGA
- a CDS encoding ABC-F family ATP-binding cassette domain-containing protein, translated as MITLKNVILRRSAKKLLDGATVTINPGEKVGLVGRNGAGKSTLFALFNGSLHEDGGDFYVPKQWRMAQVAQDMPETEESATDFVVGGDTRLTELRATLAAIEAAYEANPEDADIGMELAHAYTDLADAGEHDAVPRAQALVLGLGFKSHELDEPVNSFSGGWRMRLQLARALMCPSDLLLLDEPTNHLDLDALVWLEAWLQKYAGTMIVISHDREFLDAVTNVTLHIANAQLTRYGGNYSAFETLRAEQMALQQTAFSKQQDKIAHLQKFIDRFKAKASKAKQAQSRVKALERMEKVAPLLAEADFTFEFKEPGNIPNPMLSIRNASFGYKAPEGGEGEEPKTILRGVSRSVLAGQRIGILGANGQGKSTLVKTIAREMGALAGEVTEGKGLNIGYFAQQELDVLRPQDNPLEHMVRMARELGSAVKESTGEQALRGFLGSFNFSGDMVKQPVGTMSGGEKARLVLAMMVWQRPNLLLLDEPTNHLDLATREALAVALNEFEGTLMLVSHDRALLRSVCDEFWLVGRGVVTDFDGDLDDYQRYLLDEAKRLREEAKVAVREAANTAAPVPRQDTQERQQRSDQTKPIKREIAQIDERLAAAGAERSALEARLAQPLPPADIAEAGKRLKALNDEIGRLEERWLALSDQLEALAA; from the coding sequence ATGATTACTCTCAAAAACGTCATTCTTCGCCGCAGCGCCAAGAAACTGCTCGACGGCGCCACCGTCACCATCAATCCCGGTGAAAAGGTCGGCCTCGTCGGGCGCAACGGCGCCGGCAAGTCGACCCTGTTCGCGCTCTTCAACGGCTCGCTGCACGAAGACGGCGGCGACTTCTACGTGCCCAAGCAATGGCGCATGGCGCAGGTGGCGCAGGACATGCCCGAAACGGAGGAGTCGGCCACCGACTTCGTGGTGGGCGGCGACACCCGCCTGACAGAGCTGCGCGCCACGCTGGCGGCCATCGAGGCCGCCTACGAAGCCAATCCCGAGGACGCCGACATCGGCATGGAACTGGCCCATGCCTACACCGACCTGGCCGACGCCGGCGAGCACGACGCGGTGCCGCGCGCGCAGGCGCTGGTCCTCGGGCTGGGATTCAAGTCGCACGAGCTCGACGAGCCCGTCAACAGCTTCTCAGGCGGCTGGCGCATGCGCCTGCAACTGGCCCGCGCGCTGATGTGCCCGAGCGACCTGCTGCTGCTCGACGAGCCCACCAACCACCTGGACCTGGACGCGCTTGTCTGGCTCGAAGCCTGGCTGCAGAAGTACGCCGGCACCATGATCGTCATCAGCCACGACCGCGAGTTTCTCGATGCCGTGACCAACGTCACCCTGCACATCGCCAACGCCCAGCTCACGCGCTACGGCGGCAACTACAGCGCCTTCGAAACCCTGCGCGCCGAGCAGATGGCGCTGCAGCAGACCGCCTTCAGCAAGCAGCAGGACAAGATCGCCCACCTGCAGAAGTTCATCGACCGCTTCAAGGCCAAGGCCAGCAAGGCCAAGCAGGCGCAAAGCCGCGTCAAGGCGCTGGAGCGCATGGAGAAGGTCGCGCCGCTCCTGGCCGAGGCCGACTTCACCTTCGAGTTCAAGGAGCCGGGCAACATCCCCAACCCGATGCTCTCGATCCGCAACGCGAGCTTCGGCTACAAGGCCCCGGAAGGTGGCGAAGGCGAAGAGCCCAAGACCATCCTGCGCGGCGTGAGCCGCTCGGTGCTGGCGGGCCAGCGCATCGGCATCCTGGGCGCCAACGGCCAGGGCAAGTCGACGCTGGTGAAGACCATCGCGCGCGAAATGGGCGCGCTGGCCGGCGAGGTCACCGAAGGCAAGGGCCTCAACATCGGCTACTTCGCGCAGCAGGAACTCGACGTGCTGCGCCCGCAGGACAACCCGCTCGAACACATGGTGCGCATGGCCCGCGAACTGGGCAGCGCCGTGAAGGAAAGCACTGGCGAGCAGGCCTTGCGCGGTTTTCTCGGCAGCTTCAACTTCAGCGGCGACATGGTGAAGCAGCCCGTGGGCACCATGAGCGGCGGCGAGAAGGCGCGCCTGGTGCTCGCGATGATGGTCTGGCAGCGCCCCAACCTACTGCTGCTCGACGAGCCCACCAACCACCTGGACCTGGCCACCCGCGAGGCCCTGGCCGTGGCACTCAACGAGTTCGAAGGCACGTTGATGCTCGTGAGCCACGACCGTGCGCTGCTGCGCTCGGTGTGCGACGAGTTCTGGCTCGTGGGCCGCGGCGTGGTCACCGATTTCGACGGCGACCTCGACGACTACCAGCGCTACCTGCTCGACGAAGCCAAGCGGCTGCGCGAAGAAGCCAAGGTGGCCGTGCGCGAAGCCGCCAACACGGCCGCCCCGGTGCCCAGGCAGGACACCCAGGAGCGTCAGCAGCGCAGCGACCAGACCAAGCCCATCAAGCGCGAGATCGCGCAGATCGACGAACGGCTGGCCGCGGCCGGCGCCGAGCGCAGCGCGCTCGAGGCGCGCCTGGCGCAGCCGCTGCCGCCGGCCGACATCGCCGAGGCGGGCAAGCGGCTGAAAGCCCTCAACGATGAAATCGGCCGGCTCGAAGAGCGCTGGCTGGCCCTGTCGGACCAGCTCGAGGCGCTCGCGGCCTGA
- the prmB gene encoding 50S ribosomal protein L3 N(5)-glutamine methyltransferase, producing the protein MSTVIELIEAGARRLEDAGVAFGHGTANAFDEAAWLVLWRLKLPLDDIDAVADTAVSPADAAKVAALLDERIATRKPSAYLTKEAWLQGVPFYVDERAIVPRSFIAELIADGSIDYWLGEHTQRVLDLCTGNGSLAVLAAMTYPDISVDAADLSAEALEVAAINVTRHQLDARIRLIESDGIASLPGPYDLVLCNPPYVNSASMAALPAEYRAEPELALAGGVDGMDFVRQLFADAPSRMSEEAVLVLEIGNEREYLETAFPQLEVVWLETSAGEDQVLLVTRTALLAGAGVR; encoded by the coding sequence ATGAGCACAGTCATCGAGCTGATCGAAGCCGGCGCCAGGCGGCTGGAAGACGCCGGGGTCGCCTTCGGCCACGGCACGGCCAATGCCTTCGACGAAGCCGCCTGGCTGGTGCTGTGGCGCCTGAAGCTGCCGCTGGACGACATCGATGCGGTGGCCGACACGGCGGTTTCACCAGCCGATGCCGCCAAGGTGGCGGCGCTGCTCGACGAACGCATCGCCACCCGTAAGCCTTCTGCCTACCTCACGAAAGAGGCGTGGCTGCAAGGCGTGCCCTTCTACGTGGACGAGCGCGCCATCGTGCCGCGCAGCTTCATCGCCGAACTGATCGCAGACGGCAGCATCGACTACTGGCTCGGCGAGCACACGCAGCGCGTGCTCGACCTGTGCACGGGCAACGGCAGCCTGGCAGTGCTCGCGGCCATGACCTATCCGGACATCTCGGTCGATGCCGCCGACCTGTCGGCCGAAGCGCTCGAGGTGGCCGCCATCAACGTCACCCGGCACCAGCTCGATGCGCGCATCAGGCTGATCGAATCCGACGGCATCGCCAGCCTGCCCGGTCCGTACGACCTGGTGCTGTGCAATCCGCCCTACGTGAACAGCGCGAGCATGGCCGCGCTGCCCGCCGAATACCGCGCCGAGCCCGAGCTGGCGCTGGCCGGCGGTGTCGACGGCATGGACTTCGTTCGCCAGCTGTTCGCCGACGCCCCTTCGCGCATGAGCGAAGAGGCCGTGCTGGTGCTGGAAATCGGCAACGAGCGCGAATACCTCGAGACAGCTTTCCCGCAGCTCGAAGTCGTCTGGCTGGAAACCTCCGCAGGCGAGGACCAGGTCCTGCTCGTGACCCGAACCGCGCTGCTGGCCGGCGCCGGCGTGCGTTAG
- the dapE gene encoding succinyl-diaminopimelate desuccinylase, protein MSRTLQLAEQLISRPSVTPDDAGCQQILGERLVQLGFTLETIESGPDDFRVTNLWAVRRPAGTAPTKTLVFAGHTDVVPTGPVEQWTSHPFTPTHRGGKLYGRGACDMKTSIAAFVVSIEEFLQATPDPRLTLALLLTSDEEGPGVDGTVIVCNALAARGETIDYCIVGEPTAVERCGDMIKNGRRGTMSGKLTVHGVQGHIAYPHLAKNPVHAVAPALAELVAINAAGGWDAGNAYFQPTSWQISNFHSGTGASNVIPGSAVIDFNFRFSTESTAESLQKRVHAVLDAHSVDYSLAWTIGGLPFLTTPGELVTSVQAAIADETGITAELSTSGGTSDARFIAKICKQVVEFGPVNASIHKIDEHIDVAEIETLKNIYKRTLERLDASLAR, encoded by the coding sequence ATGTCCCGTACCCTCCAGCTCGCCGAACAACTCATCTCGCGCCCTTCGGTCACCCCCGACGATGCGGGCTGCCAGCAGATCCTCGGCGAACGGCTGGTGCAGCTGGGCTTCACGCTCGAAACCATCGAGAGCGGTCCGGACGACTTCCGCGTGACCAACCTGTGGGCGGTGCGCCGGCCGGCCGGCACCGCGCCGACGAAGACGCTGGTGTTCGCGGGCCACACCGACGTGGTGCCCACGGGGCCGGTCGAGCAGTGGACCAGCCATCCGTTCACGCCCACCCACCGCGGTGGCAAGCTCTATGGCCGCGGTGCCTGCGACATGAAGACATCGATCGCGGCCTTCGTTGTCTCCATCGAGGAATTCCTGCAGGCCACGCCCGATCCCAGGCTCACGCTCGCGCTGCTGCTCACCAGCGACGAGGAAGGCCCCGGCGTCGATGGCACAGTCATTGTCTGCAACGCGCTGGCCGCGCGCGGCGAAACCATCGACTACTGCATCGTCGGCGAACCCACGGCCGTCGAGCGCTGCGGCGACATGATCAAGAACGGCCGCCGCGGCACCATGAGCGGCAAGCTCACCGTGCATGGCGTGCAGGGCCACATCGCCTACCCGCACCTCGCGAAGAACCCGGTGCATGCCGTGGCGCCCGCGCTGGCCGAACTGGTGGCCATCAACGCCGCAGGCGGATGGGACGCAGGCAATGCCTACTTCCAGCCCACCAGCTGGCAGATCAGCAACTTTCATTCGGGCACCGGCGCGAGCAACGTGATCCCGGGCAGCGCGGTCATCGATTTCAATTTCCGTTTCTCGACCGAATCGACGGCCGAGTCATTGCAGAAGCGCGTGCATGCAGTGCTCGATGCGCACAGCGTGGACTACTCGCTGGCCTGGACCATCGGCGGCCTGCCCTTTCTCACGACACCAGGCGAACTCGTCACGTCGGTCCAGGCTGCCATTGCCGATGAAACCGGCATCACGGCCGAGCTCTCGACCAGCGGCGGCACCAGCGACGCGCGCTTCATCGCCAAGATCTGCAAGCAGGTGGTCGAGTTCGGCCCGGTCAATGCCAGCATCCACAAGATCGACGAGCACATCGACGTGGCCGAGATCGAGACGCTGAAGAACATCTACAAGCGCACGCTGGAGCGGCTCGACGCGTCGCTGGCCAGATGA
- a CDS encoding PilT/PilU family type 4a pilus ATPase, producing the protein MNMMERILRLMAERKASDIYLSAHSPVLIRINGTCVPINAQVLPATAPLALLAEVVPEARIQELEKTGELNMAVMLEGAGNYRISAMRQRGSYAVVVRHIASTIPSFADLNLPDILKTLIMEKRGLILMVGATGAGKTTTLASMLDYRNEHATGHILTVEEPIEFTYTNKKSLVNQRDVGSDTESLQVALKNALRQAPDVIQIGEIRDRETMTAAIAYAQSGHLCVATLHANNSYRALNRILSFFPVEVRPTLLGDLGSALRAIVSQRLLRTPAGGRVPALEVMLNTALVAELIEKGDFSAVKEAMEQSMAEGSQTFEEDIARLVTEGRVTREEGLAQADSPTNLMWRLQNRAAPKPQAEDRHLTDQVDEPTFTDITLDVKF; encoded by the coding sequence ATGAACATGATGGAACGGATCCTTCGTTTGATGGCCGAGCGCAAGGCCTCCGACATCTACCTCTCGGCGCACTCCCCGGTGCTGATCCGCATCAACGGCACCTGCGTGCCGATCAACGCCCAGGTGCTGCCAGCCACCGCGCCGCTCGCGCTGCTGGCCGAAGTGGTGCCCGAAGCCCGCATCCAGGAACTGGAAAAAACGGGCGAACTCAACATGGCCGTGATGCTCGAGGGCGCCGGCAACTACCGCATCAGCGCCATGCGCCAACGCGGCAGCTATGCGGTGGTGGTGCGGCACATCGCCTCGACCATTCCGAGCTTCGCCGACCTGAACCTGCCCGACATCCTCAAGACGCTCATCATGGAAAAGCGCGGGCTGATCCTGATGGTGGGCGCAACCGGCGCGGGCAAGACCACCACGCTGGCCTCGATGCTCGACTACCGCAACGAGCACGCCACGGGCCACATCCTCACGGTGGAAGAGCCCATCGAGTTCACCTACACCAACAAGAAGTCGCTGGTGAACCAGCGCGACGTGGGCAGTGACACCGAATCGCTGCAGGTCGCGCTGAAGAACGCGCTGCGCCAAGCGCCCGACGTGATCCAGATCGGCGAGATCCGCGACCGCGAAACCATGACCGCGGCCATTGCCTATGCACAGTCGGGCCACCTGTGCGTGGCCACGCTGCATGCCAACAACAGCTACCGCGCGCTCAACCGCATCCTGAGCTTCTTCCCGGTCGAGGTGCGCCCCACGCTGCTGGGCGACCTGGGCTCGGCGCTGCGCGCCATCGTGTCGCAGCGGCTGCTGCGCACGCCCGCCGGCGGCCGCGTGCCGGCGCTCGAGGTCATGCTCAACACGGCGCTGGTGGCCGAGCTGATCGAAAAGGGCGACTTCTCCGCCGTCAAGGAAGCCATGGAGCAGTCGATGGCCGAAGGCTCGCAGACCTTCGAGGAAGACATTGCCCGCCTCGTCACCGAAGGGCGCGTGACGCGCGAGGAAGGCCTGGCCCAGGCCGATTCGCCCACCAACCTGATGTGGCGGCTGCAGAACCGCGCCGCGCCCAAGCCGCAGGCCGAAGACCGCCACCTGACGGACCAGGTCGACGAACCCACTTTTACCGACATCACGCTCGACGTGAAGTTCTGA
- the dapD gene encoding 2,3,4,5-tetrahydropyridine-2,6-dicarboxylate N-succinyltransferase: protein MTQQLQQTIDAAWEDRANISPSAASAEVRDAVEHVISELNNGKLRVATRESVGQWTVHQWIKKAVLLSFRLKDNEQMQAGSLGFYDKVPTKFSHLSANELKESGVRIVPPAVARRGSYIAKGAILMPSYVNIGAYVGEGTMVDTWATVGSCAQIGANVHLSGGVGIGGVLEPLQAGPTIIEDNCFIGARSEVVEGVVVEENSVLSMGVFIGQSTPIYDRATDTILYGRVPAGSVVVAGSLPKPGGKYNTYAAIIMKKVDAKTRSTTSLNDLLRD from the coding sequence ATGACCCAGCAACTGCAACAAACCATCGACGCCGCGTGGGAAGACCGCGCCAACATCTCGCCCAGCGCCGCTTCCGCCGAAGTGCGCGATGCCGTCGAGCACGTGATCTCCGAGCTCAACAACGGCAAGCTGCGCGTCGCCACCCGCGAAAGCGTGGGCCAGTGGACCGTGCACCAGTGGATCAAGAAGGCCGTGCTGCTGTCGTTCCGCTTGAAGGACAACGAGCAGATGCAGGCCGGCTCGCTCGGCTTCTACGACAAGGTGCCCACCAAGTTCTCGCACCTGTCGGCCAACGAGCTGAAGGAATCGGGCGTTCGCATCGTGCCGCCGGCCGTGGCTCGCCGCGGCAGCTACATCGCCAAGGGCGCGATCCTGATGCCCTCGTATGTGAACATCGGCGCCTACGTGGGCGAAGGCACCATGGTCGACACCTGGGCCACCGTGGGCTCGTGCGCACAGATCGGTGCCAACGTGCACTTGTCGGGCGGCGTTGGCATCGGCGGCGTGCTCGAGCCGCTGCAGGCCGGCCCCACCATCATCGAGGACAACTGCTTCATCGGCGCGCGCTCCGAAGTGGTCGAGGGCGTGGTGGTCGAAGAGAACTCGGTGCTGTCGATGGGCGTGTTCATCGGCCAGAGCACCCCCATCTACGACCGCGCCACCGACACGATCCTCTATGGCCGCGTGCCCGCGGGCTCGGTCGTGGTGGCCGGCAGCCTGCCCAAGCCCGGCGGCAAGTACAACACCTACGCAGCCATCATCATGAAGAAGGTCGACGCCAAGACGCGCTCGACCACTTCGCTGAACGACCTGCTGCGCGACTGA